A single window of Flavobacterium sp. 140616W15 DNA harbors:
- a CDS encoding galactokinase family protein, which produces MKKIISLAPGRTCLFGDHQDYLGLPVIACAINRNIELTAVQNETSVFKLNMVDIDQVRIIDINATFEELEPRDYFASSLRVLRRHGCVPTVGYDITITGDIPINSGTSSSSALLIAWINFLITSYGVDCDVTPEFIAQMGYASEVLEHGEPGGMMDHFSIGVGNIVHINTSVPFSYNIIGTELKGLITGVSGVPKETIGLIGELKGNALLAIDIVKRNFRSFDLHKTEIVDIHKYSNYLPDRLIPFFEAAIKNHYYTREALKEFEKPTLDLVRIGELMNLHHVVLRDLLKITVPKIDDMINAALQAGAYGAKIVGSGGGGSIVVIADPKKEAEVVAAILAAGAKEAYTVSVDPGARII; this is translated from the coding sequence GTGAAGAAAATTATATCATTAGCACCAGGGCGAACTTGCCTTTTTGGAGATCATCAAGATTATTTAGGATTACCAGTTATAGCATGTGCAATAAATAGAAATATAGAATTAACAGCAGTGCAAAATGAGACTTCAGTTTTTAAATTAAACATGGTCGATATTGATCAAGTCAGAATTATCGATATCAATGCGACTTTTGAAGAATTGGAGCCACGTGATTATTTTGCTTCTTCATTACGAGTTTTAAGAAGACATGGTTGTGTTCCTACTGTTGGGTACGATATTACGATAACAGGAGATATTCCTATTAACTCAGGAACCTCAAGTTCATCGGCATTATTAATTGCTTGGATTAATTTTCTTATAACTTCATATGGTGTTGATTGTGATGTTACACCAGAATTTATTGCACAAATGGGATATGCTTCTGAAGTATTGGAGCATGGAGAGCCAGGCGGAATGATGGATCATTTTAGTATTGGAGTAGGAAATATTGTTCATATTAATACAAGTGTTCCATTTTCATATAATATAATTGGGACAGAATTAAAAGGTTTAATTACAGGAGTTTCTGGAGTTCCAAAAGAAACAATAGGATTAATTGGAGAATTAAAAGGCAATGCTTTATTAGCAATTGATATTGTAAAACGGAATTTTAGAAGCTTTGATTTGCATAAAACTGAAATTGTAGATATACATAAATATAGTAATTATCTGCCAGATAGATTAATTCCGTTTTTTGAAGCTGCTATAAAAAATCACTATTACACAAGAGAAGCTCTAAAAGAATTCGAAAAACCAACGCTTGACTTGGTGAGAATTGGTGAATTAATGAATCTACACCATGTAGTCTTAAGGGATTTATTAAAAATAACAGTGCCAAAAATTGACGACATGATTAATGCAGCATTACAGGCAGGAGCCTATGGAGCAAAGATTGTTGGGTCAGGAGGAGGAGGAAGTATTGTTGTAATTGCAGATCCAAAAAAAGAAGCTGAAGTTGTAGCAGCAATATTGGCAGCAGGAGCAAAAGAAGCATATACTGTAAGTGTAGATCCAGGAGCAAGAATAATATAA
- a CDS encoding sugar-binding protein, whose amino-acid sequence MNEEIKNYEVNLIPKNQLTVSGKGDSDLWNKAIVLDDFCSPWDSKTVSRIEFKALWDEEQLFFCFTVYDSEIHIEGKDDSIDSINNSDRVELFFRADRSLNPYYCMEIDAKARVMDFIAYPDKNFNFDWSWPKDDLVVKSSVDKDCFVVEGAIRIASLKKFDLIKNNQIETGIFRAKYSKTDGHDYEPTWITWVNPVTETPNFHISSSFGILILKE is encoded by the coding sequence ATGAACGAGGAAATTAAGAATTATGAGGTAAATTTAATACCCAAAAATCAATTGACTGTATCAGGAAAGGGCGATTCTGATTTATGGAATAAAGCAATTGTTCTGGATGATTTTTGCTCGCCTTGGGATTCAAAAACAGTTTCCCGAATTGAGTTTAAAGCCTTATGGGATGAGGAGCAATTGTTTTTTTGTTTTACTGTATATGATTCCGAAATTCATATAGAAGGGAAAGACGATAGTATTGACAGTATCAATAATTCCGATAGGGTAGAGTTGTTTTTTAGAGCAGACCGTTCACTTAATCCGTATTATTGTATGGAAATAGATGCTAAAGCTAGGGTAATGGATTTTATAGCCTATCCTGATAAGAATTTTAATTTTGATTGGTCCTGGCCAAAAGATGATTTAGTAGTTAAATCATCTGTAGATAAAGATTGTTTTGTGGTAGAAGGTGCAATACGTATTGCATCCTTAAAGAAGTTTGATTTAATAAAGAATAACCAAATCGAGACGGGTATTTTTAGAGCCAAGTATTCTAAAACAGATGGACATGATTATGAACCAACTTGGATAACTTGGGTGAATCCTGTTACTGAAACACCTAATTTTCATATTTCATCTTCGTTTGGAATCTTAATCTTGAAGGAATAA
- a CDS encoding sugar MFS transporter: MSKTESAIRIDQRSTIIPMVILTALFFILGFVTWLNGPLIPFFELACELTASQAYFVTFAFYIAYFVMAIPSSWVIEKVGYKNGVSLGLIVIAIGAFMFYPAAATRTYVFFLIALFTMGTGLAILQTAANPYVVVIGPRESAAARISVLGIANKLAGFIAPLALTALVLSNMQDYTAEKIALLDEVSKTEALNLLTLQLQTPYLYMGLVILVLALLVKLSPLPEIDLDEEGDVMNLSIFKQIKNAFKHPQLVLGVITLMLYLAAEVLAGDSIGGFGKELGVYGKDGNFYLKLTSFTMSAMVVGYILGITLIPKYLSQVTALKASGILGLILVILIVVISPEITVQFSGIPDIPVVIILVALMGLANALCWPAIWPMALQDLKGYTKIGSAILIMGIIGGAIFPLIYGAWAESINTANLANGVAKTAKSGNQIAYLMLVPCYLMIIFFAYKGHKYRSWSRN, from the coding sequence ATGTCAAAGACTGAAAGTGCAATACGTATAGATCAAAGGAGTACAATTATTCCTATGGTTATTTTAACCGCATTATTTTTTATTCTAGGATTCGTTACTTGGCTTAACGGACCTTTAATTCCTTTTTTTGAGTTAGCTTGTGAGCTAACTGCTTCTCAAGCTTATTTTGTAACATTTGCTTTTTATATTGCCTATTTTGTTATGGCAATTCCATCATCTTGGGTTATAGAAAAAGTAGGGTATAAAAATGGAGTTTCGCTTGGTTTAATTGTAATCGCTATAGGTGCTTTTATGTTTTATCCAGCAGCGGCAACAAGAACTTATGTTTTCTTTTTGATAGCATTATTCACAATGGGAACAGGTTTGGCAATCTTGCAAACCGCTGCAAATCCTTATGTAGTTGTTATCGGTCCAAGAGAAAGTGCGGCTGCTCGAATTAGTGTATTAGGAATTGCAAATAAATTAGCAGGATTTATAGCGCCATTAGCTCTAACGGCTTTGGTATTGTCAAATATGCAAGACTACACAGCAGAGAAAATTGCGCTTTTAGATGAAGTTTCTAAAACAGAAGCCTTAAATTTGCTGACATTACAATTGCAAACGCCCTATCTTTATATGGGATTAGTTATTTTGGTTTTGGCACTTTTAGTTAAGTTGTCTCCACTACCAGAAATTGATTTGGATGAAGAAGGAGATGTAATGAATTTGAGTATTTTTAAACAAATAAAAAATGCTTTTAAACACCCACAATTAGTTCTAGGAGTTATTACTTTGATGTTATATTTAGCTGCCGAAGTTTTGGCAGGAGATTCAATCGGAGGATTCGGAAAAGAACTAGGAGTGTATGGTAAAGATGGTAATTTCTATTTAAAATTAACCTCATTTACAATGTCTGCAATGGTAGTAGGGTATATTCTAGGAATTACATTAATACCAAAATATCTTTCGCAAGTTACTGCTTTAAAAGCGTCTGGAATTTTAGGATTAATTTTAGTAATTTTAATAGTTGTTATATCGCCAGAAATAACCGTTCAGTTTTCGGGAATTCCTGATATTCCAGTAGTTATAATTTTAGTAGCATTAATGGGACTTGCAAATGCACTTTGTTGGCCAGCAATATGGCCAATGGCATTACAAGATCTAAAAGGATATACCAAAATAGGAAGTGCAATTTTAATCATGGGTATTATAGGAGGAGCAATCTTTCCTCTTATATATGGAGCTTGGGCTGAAAGTATTAATACTGCTAATCTAGCAAATGGAGTGGCTAAAACGGCTAAAAGCGGAAACCAGATAGCGTATTTAATGTTAGTACCTTGCTATTTGATGATTATATTTTTTGCATACAAAGGGCATAAATACAGAAGTTGGTCTCGCAATTAA
- a CDS encoding carboxypeptidase-like regulatory domain-containing protein has protein sequence MKLLIKKKPRDLWFNRPSRKEIKLTILSLFALTFQISTAAPSKSNSSNTIDLALVQKIVKGKVTDASGLPLPGVNVLIKGTTIGVQTDYNGEFAIEVAANQTVLVISYMGMQEQEVTIGKGPIVVTLKEAGEVMDEVVIVGYSKIKKKVLLVLYKPLIIKN, from the coding sequence ATGAAATTATTAATTAAAAAAAAGCCTAGAGACTTATGGTTTAACAGACCATCTAGGAAGGAAATCAAATTAACAATTCTTTCATTGTTCGCTTTGACTTTTCAAATTTCAACAGCTGCTCCATCAAAATCAAATAGTTCAAACACAATTGATTTAGCACTTGTACAAAAAATTGTAAAAGGAAAAGTTACTGATGCTTCGGGACTACCTCTCCCGGGAGTAAACGTCCTAATTAAAGGAACTACCATTGGGGTACAAACAGATTACAATGGTGAATTTGCCATTGAGGTTGCAGCTAACCAAACAGTATTGGTTATTTCTTATATGGGAATGCAAGAACAAGAAGTAACAATAGGAAAAGGCCCAATTGTTGTTACTCTTAAGGAAGCAGGAGAAGTAATGGACGAGGTCGTTATTGTAGGTTACAGCAAAATTAAAAAGAAAGTCTTACTGGTGCTTTACAAACCATTAATAATAAAAAACTAA
- a CDS encoding substrate-binding domain-containing protein gives MDKKYTIKDIAKLAGVSKGTVDRVLHKRGKVSPLALEKVNEVLNVINYEPNLIARNLKNNKIYRICIALPDPEIDPYWSPCIKGINDAIQEFKAYNILVETFYFNPEKTKSFTSITEVIIEKAPDAVLLAPLFHKETLEAIKKYDSLNIVVNTFNNQVESTLIKNFVGQDLFRSGRVAAKLLNTILDKGHIAIIHIDETYKNAIHMQEKERGFKNYFSEKETPGYKITTLKLKSPNVELGLKNFIIENPDLSGVFITTSKAYQIAKPISEIKDKKIRIIGYDLIDENVNNLNLGVIDFLIHQNQKRQAYLGITYLIEHFLFHKETPAVTLLPIDIINSENADFYLE, from the coding sequence ATGGATAAAAAGTATACAATTAAAGATATTGCTAAATTAGCAGGAGTTTCAAAAGGTACTGTAGATAGAGTTTTGCACAAAAGAGGAAAAGTTTCCCCTTTGGCGCTAGAAAAAGTAAATGAAGTTTTAAATGTAATTAATTACGAGCCTAATCTTATTGCCCGAAATCTCAAGAATAATAAGATCTATCGCATTTGCATAGCTTTACCCGATCCTGAAATCGACCCGTATTGGTCTCCTTGCATTAAAGGAATAAATGATGCAATACAAGAGTTTAAAGCATATAATATACTTGTAGAAACGTTTTATTTTAATCCAGAAAAGACAAAATCATTCACAAGTATCACTGAGGTCATTATAGAAAAAGCACCAGACGCAGTTTTGCTAGCTCCATTATTCCATAAAGAAACATTAGAAGCTATAAAAAAATACGATTCTTTAAACATTGTAGTTAACACATTCAATAATCAAGTAGAATCTACATTAATTAAGAATTTTGTCGGACAAGATTTATTTAGAAGTGGCCGCGTAGCTGCTAAATTATTAAATACCATACTAGACAAAGGCCATATTGCAATTATACATATTGACGAAACGTATAAGAATGCAATTCACATGCAGGAAAAAGAAAGAGGTTTCAAAAATTACTTTAGCGAGAAAGAAACTCCAGGCTACAAGATTACGACACTAAAATTAAAAAGCCCAAATGTCGAGTTAGGCCTAAAAAACTTTATTATTGAAAACCCCGACTTATCTGGTGTTTTCATTACTACATCTAAAGCCTATCAAATAGCAAAACCAATTAGCGAAATTAAGGATAAAAAAATCAGAATAATTGGTTACGATTTAATCGATGAAAATGTGAATAATCTAAACTTGGGTGTAATTGATTTTTTGATTCATCAAAATCAGAAAAGACAAGCTTACCTTGGTATAACTTACCTCATAGAACACTTTCTTTTCCACAAAGAAACACCAGCAGTTACACTTTTACCAATCGACATCATCAACTCTGAAAATGCTGACTTTTATCTGGAATAA
- a CDS encoding FN3 domain-containing metallophosphoesterase family protein: MKEEKNSRRSFLTKTIAGISGSVIATGLPLSALASTSNIEVPDSKHDFLTKPYLQAPTNDGITIMWLTNQLCLNWIEYGETEKLGTKAEQCTHGMMNTNSRINTVTLTNLKPNTNYFYKVFSKQIVDFRPYKITFGDTISSETYPFKTLNPKEKEVSWLVLNDIHDRPESFKELIELNQNKPYDFVFLNGDMFDYQTDENQIINHLLNPCSLFSTEKPFMFVRGNHETRGKYSRNLLDYYYNYDKKEYYSFKMGPVFTIVLDTGEDKKDSHPVYGGTVNYDSYREEQAIWLEKQMKSKAFKNAPFRVVMMHIPHYHSDEEHGTTECRRLFGTLFEKYKIDLFIAGHTHEYGIFEPSKEHSYHFVIGGGPETGTRTLIRIDANPEVLNLQMLNDSGKEIGSITLNNKR, translated from the coding sequence ATGAAAGAAGAAAAAAACTCCCGTCGTTCCTTCTTAACGAAGACTATTGCTGGTATTTCAGGATCAGTTATAGCAACAGGCCTACCTTTATCTGCTTTAGCATCAACCTCAAATATTGAAGTACCAGACTCTAAACACGATTTTTTAACAAAACCTTATCTGCAAGCTCCCACCAATGATGGCATTACCATAATGTGGCTCACTAACCAGCTTTGCTTAAATTGGATAGAATATGGTGAAACCGAAAAACTAGGAACAAAAGCCGAACAATGCACACACGGTATGATGAATACCAATTCTAGAATTAATACGGTAACATTAACGAACCTTAAACCAAATACTAACTATTTCTACAAAGTTTTCTCGAAACAAATTGTAGATTTCCGACCTTATAAAATTACATTTGGAGACACTATAAGTAGTGAAACCTATCCTTTTAAAACCCTCAACCCTAAAGAAAAAGAAGTCAGTTGGTTGGTTTTAAATGACATTCACGATCGTCCAGAATCTTTTAAAGAACTAATAGAACTTAATCAGAATAAGCCTTACGACTTTGTTTTTCTTAACGGAGACATGTTTGACTATCAAACAGATGAAAATCAAATTATCAACCACTTACTCAATCCGTGTAGTTTATTTTCGACTGAAAAGCCTTTTATGTTCGTAAGAGGAAACCACGAAACTAGAGGCAAATATTCTAGAAATCTATTAGACTATTATTACAATTATGATAAGAAAGAATATTATAGTTTTAAAATGGGACCTGTTTTTACAATTGTTTTAGATACTGGTGAAGATAAAAAAGATTCTCACCCCGTATATGGCGGAACTGTTAATTACGATTCTTATCGCGAGGAGCAAGCTATTTGGTTAGAGAAACAAATGAAATCTAAAGCTTTTAAAAACGCTCCATTCCGTGTAGTAATGATGCATATCCCACATTATCACTCTGATGAAGAACATGGAACAACCGAATGCCGCAGATTGTTTGGCACTTTATTTGAAAAATACAAAATCGATTTATTTATTGCAGGACATACCCATGAATACGGAATCTTTGAGCCAAGCAAAGAGCACTCTTATCATTTTGTAATTGGTGGTGGGCCAGAAACAGGAACAAGAACTCTAATACGAATTGATGCCAACCCCGAAGTTTTAAATCTACAAATGCTAAATGATTCAGGTAAAGAAATTGGTTCAATTACACTTAATAACAAAAGATAA
- a CDS encoding SusC/RagA family TonB-linked outer membrane protein: MNNKKLIDATTPTVENLLSGKATGVYVSSGNGQPGDVGKIVIRGKTTVNGSTDPLWVVDGVIVGSGSGNVNPADIETLTVLKDAASTAVYGSQGANGVIIVTTKSGKSGKATINASIKTAATTVNSGNFDIMNGSELYDLYDSFPNKQEFSNAWWWTPELRNKNYDWWKNATKTGIARDFNLSVNGGSDVFKSYVSLGVYDETGAVKGYDYTRYNLLLKFSYKLNDWITIRPQANITRSETEDRQHSVGAMYGNMPWDSPYLPDGTLVGNQPNPTWVNTTGSNYLYDLQWNYAESERYSVRTNLDFDVKLNSWLTFTSTNNYIFSNFNSMAYADPRSSEGLSVKGRITDKTSSNNRLYSNQLFKFNKSFGAHAINAVAGYEWNEYKGKNTEGIATGIPPGFIVPDAATVPEKVRGGRSEWAVQSLLTNINYTYDDRYMAQFSIRRDGASNFGENARYGNFFSISGGWNIHKEKFFKAHYINNLKLRASYGSVGNRPTNLYPHLPLYSVSTGYNENPGAIISQIGNPDLSWEKTFTTGFGLDVSFLNRVNITLDYYDKDTSGLLYEVPLPGVIGVTSIWRNVGAVNNKGFEASINVDIIKNENWKWNVDANIGINKNKVTSLYGTKQQIIVGDGTNISGSASKLLKPGMDVDTWYLPEWAGVNSDNGKPEWYKTDATTGERVKTSSYGEASKNPIAAGAYTPSYFGGFSTTLNYKNFDFGATFTYSVGGKIYNYARAEFDSDGAYTDRNQMNLQSGWSRWEKKGDIATHPQAVYNNSSNSNKASTRFLEDGSYLKLRSVSFGYNLSIERLNISNLRIFVSGENLFTLTDFSGVDPEIPPHELRNGTRSITGVSTSVYPQSRRFVLGFNLTL, translated from the coding sequence ATTAATAATAAAAAACTAATTGACGCTACTACTCCAACTGTTGAGAACTTACTATCTGGTAAAGCAACTGGGGTATATGTAAGTTCTGGTAACGGACAACCTGGTGATGTTGGAAAAATAGTTATTCGTGGAAAAACTACAGTTAACGGAAGTACTGACCCACTATGGGTAGTTGATGGTGTTATTGTAGGTAGCGGTTCAGGAAATGTGAATCCTGCTGATATCGAAACGTTAACAGTTCTTAAAGATGCTGCATCTACAGCTGTATATGGTTCTCAGGGAGCAAACGGTGTAATTATTGTTACTACAAAAAGTGGTAAAAGCGGTAAAGCAACCATTAATGCTTCTATTAAGACTGCTGCTACAACTGTTAATTCAGGAAATTTTGACATCATGAACGGTTCAGAATTATATGATCTATATGATTCATTTCCAAACAAACAAGAATTCAGTAATGCTTGGTGGTGGACTCCAGAATTAAGAAATAAAAATTACGACTGGTGGAAAAATGCAACAAAAACAGGTATTGCAAGAGATTTTAACCTTTCGGTTAATGGTGGTAGTGATGTGTTTAAAAGCTATGTATCTCTTGGAGTATATGACGAAACTGGTGCTGTAAAAGGATATGATTACACTCGTTACAACTTACTTCTTAAATTTAGTTATAAACTAAATGATTGGATTACTATACGTCCTCAAGCAAATATTACTCGCTCTGAAACTGAAGACAGACAGCATTCTGTAGGCGCTATGTATGGCAATATGCCTTGGGATAGTCCATATTTACCTGACGGAACTTTGGTAGGTAATCAACCTAACCCAACTTGGGTAAATACAACAGGTTCTAACTATTTGTACGATTTACAATGGAATTATGCCGAATCTGAAAGATATAGTGTTAGAACTAACCTAGACTTTGATGTTAAACTGAATAGCTGGTTAACATTTACTTCTACAAATAACTATATTTTTTCAAACTTTAATTCAATGGCCTACGCTGATCCAAGATCTTCAGAAGGGTTATCTGTAAAAGGAAGAATTACTGACAAAACTAGTAGCAATAATAGACTATATAGCAATCAATTATTCAAATTCAACAAATCATTTGGTGCTCATGCTATAAATGCAGTTGCTGGATACGAATGGAATGAATATAAAGGCAAAAATACTGAAGGAATTGCAACTGGAATACCTCCTGGATTCATTGTTCCAGACGCTGCTACAGTTCCTGAAAAAGTTCGTGGTGGAAGATCAGAATGGGCTGTACAATCTTTGTTAACCAACATCAATTATACTTATGATGATAGGTATATGGCACAATTTTCTATCCGTCGTGATGGGGCTTCTAATTTTGGAGAAAATGCTAGATATGGAAATTTCTTTTCTATCAGTGGTGGTTGGAATATTCATAAAGAGAAATTCTTTAAAGCTCATTACATCAACAACTTAAAACTTAGAGCTAGTTATGGTTCAGTAGGAAATAGACCAACAAACTTATATCCTCACTTGCCATTGTACTCTGTATCTACAGGATATAATGAAAACCCAGGTGCTATTATCTCACAAATAGGAAACCCTGATTTGAGCTGGGAAAAAACTTTTACGACAGGCTTTGGTTTAGATGTAAGTTTTTTAAACAGAGTGAACATAACATTAGATTATTATGACAAAGATACCTCTGGTTTATTATACGAAGTACCACTACCTGGAGTAATTGGAGTAACTAGCATTTGGAGAAATGTTGGTGCTGTAAATAATAAAGGTTTTGAGGCATCTATAAATGTTGATATCATTAAAAATGAAAATTGGAAATGGAATGTAGATGCTAATATTGGAATAAACAAAAATAAAGTAACAAGCCTTTACGGAACAAAACAACAAATTATTGTTGGTGACGGAACGAACATTTCTGGTTCAGCATCTAAATTATTAAAACCAGGAATGGATGTAGATACTTGGTATCTTCCTGAGTGGGCAGGCGTAAATTCTGACAACGGAAAACCAGAATGGTATAAAACCGATGCTACTACTGGAGAACGCGTTAAAACGTCAAGCTACGGTGAAGCATCAAAAAATCCTATTGCCGCAGGAGCTTACACTCCATCTTATTTTGGAGGTTTTTCGACTACTTTAAATTATAAAAACTTTGATTTTGGAGCTACATTCACGTACTCTGTAGGTGGTAAAATTTATAACTATGCTCGTGCCGAGTTTGATTCAGACGGAGCTTATACAGATCGTAACCAAATGAATCTTCAGAGTGGATGGAGCCGTTGGGAAAAGAAAGGCGATATTGCTACTCATCCACAAGCTGTTTACAATAATTCAAGCAACTCTAATAAAGCATCAACACGTTTCTTAGAAGATGGATCATACCTGAAATTAAGAAGTGTATCATTTGGATATAATCTATCTATTGAGCGCTTGAATATATCAAATCTTAGAATATTTGTATCTGGTGAAAACCTGTTTACATTAACCGATTTCTCAGGTGTTGATCCAGAGATACCGCCACATGAACTAAGAAATGGTACAAGATCGATAACTGGAGTTTCAACTTCTGTATATCCTCAATCACGCCGATTTGTATTAGGTTTTAATCTTACTCTTTAA
- a CDS encoding sugar phosphate nucleotidyltransferase encodes MHDNLIILAGGASSRMKKEVVLNNLTEEEIAQANERSKGLIGVGPNGRPLLDYLLLNAKKAGYKNIIIIIGEQGELFKEFYGNKDKDNDFHGLNISFAVQYIPNDRVKPFGTADALFQAIEQFPEMNSKSYSVCNSDNLYSTAALLALRETNSLNAFIGYDRDALEFPSERISRFAIAKLDANNQLLDILEKPTADDLENYKDSEGKLRVSMNAFKFDGAMLYPYLKNCPVHPERDEKELPTVLLNAIKDNPNTTLGIPFSEHVPDLTAKEDIAEVKEYLKKHYPQLNWEA; translated from the coding sequence ATGCATGACAATTTAATTATTTTAGCAGGCGGTGCATCTTCTCGAATGAAAAAGGAAGTTGTATTGAATAATTTAACGGAAGAAGAAATAGCTCAAGCAAACGAGCGAAGTAAAGGACTTATTGGAGTTGGTCCAAACGGAAGACCTTTGCTAGATTATCTTTTGCTAAATGCAAAAAAAGCAGGATATAAAAATATCATCATCATAATAGGAGAGCAAGGAGAATTGTTTAAAGAGTTTTATGGTAATAAAGATAAGGATAATGATTTCCATGGTTTGAATATTTCATTTGCAGTTCAGTATATTCCAAACGATAGAGTAAAACCATTTGGTACAGCCGATGCTTTATTTCAAGCGATAGAACAATTTCCAGAAATGAACTCAAAAAGTTACTCCGTTTGTAATAGTGATAATTTATATTCTACTGCAGCTTTGTTAGCTTTAAGAGAAACAAATAGTTTAAACGCTTTTATAGGTTATGATCGTGATGCTTTAGAGTTTCCATCTGAGAGAATTTCGCGTTTTGCAATTGCTAAACTTGATGCGAACAACCAATTATTGGATATACTAGAAAAGCCAACGGCAGATGATTTAGAAAACTATAAAGATTCTGAAGGAAAATTAAGAGTAAGTATGAATGCTTTTAAATTTGATGGAGCAATGTTGTATCCATATCTAAAAAACTGTCCAGTTCACCCAGAGAGAGACGAAAAAGAATTGCCAACTGTACTTTTAAACGCAATAAAAGATAATCCCAACACTACTTTAGGGATCCCTTTCTCAGAGCATGTTCCAGATTTAACTGCCAAAGAAGATATTGCTGAAGTAAAAGAATATCTTAAAAAACATTACCCACAGTTAAATTGGGAAGCATAA